The following DNA comes from Limisphaera ngatamarikiensis.
GGCCACGCGGTCGTTGCGGGTTCGGCGCTGCGAGGTGGAAACGCCATTGGAACGGACGGTGGGATGCGAGCTGGAGAGGGAGGTGCTGCTGGTGCCGGTTTTGCGGGCGGGCCTGGGAATGCTGGACGGGATCCTGCGATTGATTCCACACGCGCGGGTGGGGTTTCTTGGGTTGCGCCGCGAGGAATCCACGCTGGAGGCGGCGTTTTACCATGAAAGCCTGCCGGCGGGATTGGAGCGGTTTGAGGTGTTGGTGATGGACCCGATGCTGGCGACGGGTGGCAGTGCCTTGAAAGCACTGGATCGTTTGACGCAGGCCGGCGCGCGCCGGTTGCGGATGATTCACCTGGTGGCCGCGCCGGAGGGGATACGAGCCGTCCGATCGCGGTATCCGCGGGTGCCCGTCTTTACGGCAGCGATTGATCGCGGGCTCAATGAGCGTGGGTTCATTTTGCCCGGCCTTGGGGATGCGGGCGACCGCTTGTTTGGAACCTGAAACCGGTCTGCAGGATGGGGTGGTTTTGGCGGCATCGGCGGGTGGAGACAGGCGCGACCGGGGTCGGGCAACCGGAGGGTGCTTGTAAAGCAGGACCGGCCATGGCCGGGGTTGCCGCGTCCGGGGCACCGCCCCGCCTGGACGTATTGGGGTTGATTGCCGGGAACCGGTCGCTCCCGATTCTTTTGGCGCAGCAGGTGAAGTCGGCCGGGGTGGGTCGGCTGGTGGCGGTGGGGTTTGAGGGGGAGACCGACCCGTCCCTGGCCCGGTGGGTGGACGACCTGGCCTGGGTGCGAGTGGGTCAGTTGGAGCGGCTGATCCGGGTTCTGCGGGAACGCGGGGTACGGTACTGCGTGATGGCGGGGCAGATCGCCCCCAAACGGCTCTATGAGGTTCGACCGGATCTGCGTGCCCTGGGCCTCTTGATGCGGTTGAAGGAGAGAAATGCGCACACAATTTTCGGTGCGGTCATTGAGGAGTTGCGCCGGGAGGGGATCGAGGTTTTGGAGGCCACGCCATGGCTGCGACCGCTGATGAAGGGGCCCGGGTACCGGTTGGGGCCGGACCCGACGCCGGAGCAGATGGAGGATGTGCGGTTTGGTTATCGCGTGGCCCGCGAGGTTGCCCGGCTGGAGATTGGGCAGTTGGTGGTGGTCAAGCAGGGCACCGTGCTGGCGGTGGAGGCGTTCGAGGGGACGGATCGGTGTTTGTTGCGAGGGGGTGAACTGGCGGGGCCCGGCGGGGGTGCGGTGGCGGTCAAGGTGGCCAAGGAAGGCCACGACATGCGATTTGACATACCCTGCGTGGGGCCGGGAACCTTGGAAAGCTGCGCGCGGGCCGGGGTGGCTGTGTTCGCATTTGAGGCGGGTCGGAGTCTGGTGCTTGAAGAGCAGACTTGCGGCGAACTGGCCCGGCGGCACAAGATTAGCTTCCTGACGGTTGGCCCGGCC
Coding sequences within:
- the upp gene encoding uracil phosphoribosyltransferase is translated as MTGVIVIRHPLIRHNLTRLRDRRTPPQEFRRLLAEVAGLMVYEATRSLRVRRCEVETPLERTVGCELEREVLLVPVLRAGLGMLDGILRLIPHARVGFLGLRREESTLEAAFYHESLPAGLERFEVLVMDPMLATGGSALKALDRLTQAGARRLRMIHLVAAPEGIRAVRSRYPRVPVFTAAIDRGLNERGFILPGLGDAGDRLFGT
- a CDS encoding LpxI family protein; translation: MAGVAASGAPPRLDVLGLIAGNRSLPILLAQQVKSAGVGRLVAVGFEGETDPSLARWVDDLAWVRVGQLERLIRVLRERGVRYCVMAGQIAPKRLYEVRPDLRALGLLMRLKERNAHTIFGAVIEELRREGIEVLEATPWLRPLMKGPGYRLGPDPTPEQMEDVRFGYRVAREVARLEIGQLVVVKQGTVLAVEAFEGTDRCLLRGGELAGPGGGAVAVKVAKEGHDMRFDIPCVGPGTLESCARAGVAVFAFEAGRSLVLEEQTCGELARRHKISFLTVGPA